CGGCGAAATCAAGTAATAAACAGAATAACTCTTTCTGCGATCCGATCTCTTTTCTGGCTTGAGAACCTTAAGGATATCGTAAACTCGCCTGATTGGGTTATTTTTCTATTAAACTATTTTTCAACAAGAATTTTCCACTGCCCTGTAAGGAGGATAATCAACCATGTCTTTTACATTTCCGACCGATTCGAACGGTAAGGCCGGAGCGGTTAGACCGACTGCAGATGAAAAAAATTTTTTCGTCCCCGTGGTGATTTATGGGGCCGATGGAGTTACTCCAAAAGATACTATAAAAACTATAATCATGGATATGCCGTATGAGCGGTTTATACCCGGTCAGTCTAGCAACAAGTCCGTGACGACGACATCACAGACAGTTAACGTTACAGGAGCAATTGGGTATAGAGTACAGTCTGACCCTTCAAATACACAGAACATTCATATTCTTATTGGCGGACAAATTATTATGAAACTCATTCCCGGTCAAGTGGATACCATTGGATTGGCTTCGTTTGATGTAGTATCTCTGAGCGGCACGCAAACACTCTATATAAATCCTATTGAGAGGGTGATGCCGTCATGAATTTTTTAAATATGGGAAGTATTATCCCTCCACAGGGAAACGCAAATATTGGGCAAGTAGTAGAAACCGCAACGTTTACGTCAAAAGGAAGCTTTGCACAAAAATCAGGAGCTATTACGGATATTGGATTTTTAGGGGACATTGTACCATCTAATTCCGACTGGCCATTACCTTTAGGTTATATCAGGGGCGGAACCGTAAAAGGTGACCAGAATTTAACCCCCTCAAACATTGCAGCAGGGGTAAAAATTTTTAATGTAAACGGGACGTTTACCAGCGATGCTACGGCAACGGCTGCTGACATTCTAGCAGGAAAAACAGCGTATGTGAAGGGCGCTTTGATTATGGGAACCGGATCGGGCGGTGGTGGTGGGGCAATTCAATACAACACAAGTAACCAAAATGTCATATTAACGCTTAGTTCCTATACAACTAAACAAGCTGATTATGCTTTTAGTTTCAACGTTGCTTTTGCTCCAAATTTTGTGTTAATACAAAATTTAGATAACCGTGGTATTACTTCACCTCTATACATAAAAGCTACCGCAACAGCTTTTAAGGATATAGCGGAAAGTCTATGGTTACGGAGTGAAGGGCAAAATGCAGGAACAGAAGTAAAAATGAAATTAGTTAATGTAACTTTCGGGGCTAACTCTGTATCCGGCAGCGTTCGAATTTATTCGGATGACCCCGAACAGGGTACGATAACAAGTGATAATCAGATACATGTTAATGTCATCATAGGAGGTATGTAAACTAATGGGACTGACTCAACCAGACATGCCCGTTCCGCAAGTATCTTTCACGAAACAAACGGCGGAACAAAATAAAAAAAGAAAGGAATGGTGTTGATCATGCCCGACTATACACCAAGGCTTAACCTACCGCGGCCGTTAGGCAACGAGAATGTAACAAGACAAGCACATAACGCTTTGGTAGATACAATAGATCAGAATGCGGCCAGGAAAACAGATTTAGATAGCCACGTCGCCGCGACAAGCGGAGTACACGGGGCAACTTCGGCGGCAACAGAGAGTACCATCATGCAGCGCGATACGAACGGTAGGGCAAAGGTGGCTGCGCCTTCCGCTGCCGATGACATTGCCCGTAAAGATACCGTCGATAGCGCGATGTCGGCTCATACGAATGCAAGTGACCCACATCCGCAATACGCGACAGACAATGACATGAACGTGCATAAAACGGCTGCGGTGCTTGATCATCCCGATGGATCGGTTACGACCGCCAAGCTCGCAAATGGGGCTGTAACGGCGACTAAAGTTGCCAGCGACGTTGCGACAAAAGCCCAACTAGATGGGGCGGTAGGTACTCTCTCCTCGCTACTCACCACGGCTAAAAATAACGTGGTCGCAGCAATCAATGAGCTTTTTCAGTATGCCAGTGACGGTAAAAAAGCAATCGCTGCCGCCATTACTGGCAAAGGGGTACCGGCATCCGGCAGCGATACCTTTGCTCAATTATCGTCGAAGATTAGCAGCATCCAACTGGCGACAGGCAACGCCGGGACGGGTGATGTGCTGGCAGGCAAGACGTTCAGTAACGCTACAACAACAGGAGCAACTGGGACAATGCCTAACAATGGGGCGCTAAACTATACGCCGAGCGGTAACGCCCAATCAATTCCGGCTGGATACACCTCTGGGGGGACTGTTTCCGCAGTGTCGGTGCCGGTCGCGAATGTGCTTGTCGGTACAACCATTGCGGGGCAAACAGGGACAATGCCCAACCGTGGTGCTACGGTAATTACTCCTAGCTCATCGAACCAGACAATTTCAGCAGGTTACCATAATGGATCGGGTTATGTAGCAGGTGTTAATGTGCCGGCTGCAAGTGTCCTATATGGTACAACCATCGCAGGAGTCGCCGGCACAATGCCTAACCAGGGCTCCGTTGTGATAACTCCGAGCACGTCAAACCAAGGCATTCCGGCGGGTTACCATAATGGATCAGGTTATGTCGCAGGGGTATCCGTTCCGACTGACAGAGTTTTGACGGGCACATGGATTGCCGGAGTGCAAGGTACGATGCCTAACAACGGAGCACCTACATGGAATCCAACTACGTATGATCAATGGCTTGGTGCCGGTTATTATAGTGGTGGTCGCATCATAGGAGAACCTAACCTGCAGCCCGGGAATATACTCAAAAATGTATCCATGTTTGGGGTAGCAGGTACATTGGATACAATGGAGCGGAGGGGATCCACAGCACTTATAACAGGTGTTACTTCTGTATCATTTAATGTCACTGGATTACCGTATCAGCCTAAAGCAATATACATTGTCGTATATAATGAATACGGTGTCTCAGTTGCTAGCTTGAGATGGTTGTATTATCAGTTAAGTCCATCAGGACAATCGAGTAACTCAAGTTACACTATATCACCAACTTCAGATGGTTTTACTTTTCAAGAAACTAAGCCTAGTGGTGTTAACATTAGACAGTCATATAGTTGGACCACACTTGGATAAGTAAGTCTCGAATCTTTTTTTCGGGACTGGATATTACAATGTACTGCCGATAAGAGTAAATAATCTTAAACCAGGTACCGGGGTAGCCATTCAAATCATTACGCTGCTATACTCAGGGCTGTACTCTAGGTTGCATTGAACTGATACCGGCAACTGATCCGAACGCAAGTCCGATTCGAATTCAGACAAATGCAGGAATGAAAACACATCAAAATAAAGCCTCGCTGATGCGGGGCTATTTTGATGCCCATATGTCGGAGGGGAGGACAACGTGCTCAAGGTATTGTTGGTTTTGATGGCGGCGGGATTATGTGACTGGTGTTCTTGTTGACAGCGTGGCAGGTCTATGGATCCATACGGGGTAGATCCGGCCACCGAAAACTGGACTTAGAACGAATTTAACGCTTTAAACATGTTGGGGAACACAATGGAGGTGATTTCTTAAATGCCGAAAAATACAGCCAAACTGGGCATTCCAAAGCCGTATGGCGATGAAATCGTAAGCCGGGCTGCGTTTAATAAAATCTGGGACCAACTCGATCAGATGGCGGTTAGGGAGCCGTTTTTGCTTAAAAGCGTCGTTTACGTCAGCTCTCCAAGTAAAATTGACGTTACGCTCGGTCCCGGTGTGGCCGATTTTTTGCAGACGATTGTGAGTAAAACCGAGGATACGGTGTATTCGATTGTTTCTCCGGCAGCGAATACGACTTATTACGTTTACTTGAAGAGCGACGGGAGCTTTACGCATAATACGACCGGGGCTGAAGTCGATGGAGCAGTGATGCTTTGGAAGATCGGCACAGGGGCGACGCTGGGGACGATTTCAACGACTGACCTGCGCGGGCAGGTCAGCGGCTCGGCCCAGATGGTGAAAGATTTGCTGGATGCGCATGCAGGTGCAGGCGGAACCGCTCATGCCAACGCAGTTGCCGGCGGGGCAGCGGGTTTTATGACGGGGACGGATAAGGCCAAATTGGACGGGATTTCCAACGGGGCGAACAGAACATCCGCTTCTTCCAATAATGGCAAAGTGCAGGTGGATGGCAGCGACGTTACGGTTTATACCCATCCGTCCGGCGATGGCAACTCCCACGTTCCGGCTACCGGGACTACAAACGCAGGCAAAGTGTTGAAAGCTGGTGCAACGGCAAACAGTGCAGTGTGGGGGAATGTGGATTGGAACGAATTGACAGGTAAGCCGACGACGATTTCCGGAGCGGGACTGACGGATGCGGCGACAACGTCCTATGTTGACAGCTACGTAGGCACGTCCCCGGCACCGACGCAGGTGACGTTAGGTTACGGGCAGCAGGTTGTCACCGCGACGAGGACGGCTCCATTGGAGAATATCAGCATTAAGGGGAGAACGCTGGTTAATTTGCTTGGGCGGGATGGGAATTGTGACACTACTTCTACTTTTGACGTATATCAAGCCACAATTGCTACTGTTCCAGCTTTGACAGACGGTATATATGCACTTGCAGTTACGTCTAGTACCTCATCTTTTGCGAGTGCTGTAACAAAGAAACAATACTCATTTAAAGCTGGAAAATGCTATGTAAGTATAGCTTCATTAAAGAGCGCGTCAACGGTAAGTGCCGGAATTGACTTCCCAGGACTACTAACGTATGAAGTTCCTATGGATGGAACCCTAAAGATTGTAGGCAGGAAGTTCACATCTGCAACAGATCTAACAGTCTCAATGAGTCCGTTTATTCGAGCGAATGCAACAGGCCAAAAATTGATTGTAGACAGTGTGCGTGTTTATGAAATACCCTCGGTGGAATATGATTTGCTACCAGTCGGAACATTTACAGTAAACTCAACAAATCAATGGATTGTAGCAAAATACCCATATGTTGATGATATGAAATCTATCACAAATCCCTATGTCTATAAATATGGCGAGAACCTGGTTCCCCCTTTCAGCGAGTGGACAATTAGTCAGTACGCGACCATCATTGAACCATACAAATTGAATATAATGGTTCCCGCAGGTGTTGTTGATTATTCTACATCAGTGAAAATTCCTGTTTTGCCAAATACACAATATACACTGTCAGCATTGATTTCTTCCCCATCAGATGAAACGAGAATTAATTATTTATTATATGATGTAAACGGGAATGCCATATCAGATAATTATGGTTTTAGTCAAGGTAATGCGTCGGGGTCACTTACATTTACAACAACAAGTAACACAGCGTCTATTGCAATTTATTGTTTGACTGCTAGTTTTGCTGGGACATACACATTTGACAAGATAAGATTGAACGTTGGTGCATTTATAAAACCATTCAAACCGAGGAACGATGACTATTTAATTTATCCGAATCTGTGTCTCTCTTCATCTATTGATGGGGCGGTATATGATACGCTGAGCAAAAGGGACGGCAAGTATTTTAAATTATCAAGGTTTAAAACAATGGATTTATCAGGAGATCTGCCGTGGAAGTTTAACGACATGCTCGCAGGGGTCAAACGTGTTGGTGCTCCGATCATTAATTCTATCAATACCCCTGGGACGGCTGTGCTTGCTAAATATGACGGCAAAGTTATGGCGAACTTAGGAGAAACCGCAATTGCGACAAATGTCTACGACAGATTTATTTTATGGAGTGACCGAAACATATACCTCGATTTGAACAATAATGACACGGGTTGGGGGGACAATTATCGGCCATCACCTGAAGAGATCCAGGCTTATTTTTATGGATGGAAGATGTATGATTCATCCGCTGGCATAACGCCAACGTCAACTTATAACAGAACTGACGGATTAAATAAGGCTTGGGCAAGATATGATAAAGTTGCCGGATGGCAAGGCGTTACATCTCTTCCAACAAGTAAGTCAAGCACGGGTTTGGATGGAACCGGAAGTGGCTACAAGCTTCAATACCAGCTTGCCACGCCGACAAGTGAAGAAATCGCCTATGAAGGGGGTGTAACGCTGAATGAGGGTATTAATCAGATCGAAATTGGCAATGGGGTGATTGTGAGGGAGAAGACTATTCCCAAAATTTATACTGCTGGGGGTACCTATAGAATTAACAACTCTTATGTAGATGGGCACATTGGTATACCAAACGATTATGATTTTAACCGTTTAAGTAAACGGGCCTCCAAAATTATTTCAGTTTATTCAAATGGTAGGATTTCGCCAGCTGTCGTTAAAGGGACTGATGCCGGTTACACTTATGGTACCAGTCAAGCGGATATTCCTATTTATGCATATGATTCCTATTCCTCGTACGAAGTTAGTTATCTTGCACTTGACCAATACAGCCTTACATGTAACGTACTTCAAGTATTAGGCGAGTATGCTAGTAATATTAAGACTACTCTGGATATACTCGTCTTAAACCAAACTGATATTGAAGCGAGAGTAGGCGCATTAGAAATAACAAAAGCGCGGAAGGTACAGGGACAGTGGATTACGCCAACTTTGTTGAATGGATGGGTTGATTATGGTGATTCGAATAGACCTAAAATTGGTTATATGAAAGATGAATTTGGCAAAGTTTATTTAACAGGTGTTATTAAAAACGGAAGTATAGGGGCCACCACTCCAGCATTTTATTTGCCTGCTGGATATAGACCCACGAAGCTATTCTCTGATCAGGGACTTTCTTTAAACGGTGTAGCTTGCAACGTTGATATTGCACCTAATGGCGCAGTAAGAATTTTAACCGGTGATAGTACATTTATTTCTCTTATGAACATATCGTTCTTTATTGATCAAGTGTAAGGAGGTTAAAATTTGAAAGAAGCAATCATCGTCGATAAAGACGGATTTTACCTCGAACCAACGCTCGTAGACGATCATGTCTCGGGCGTTTTTCCTTTATCCGAATTAAGCGGCAGTAGGGATTACACGACCGGGAGCCAAATAGATACATCACTCGAAATATTCGAAGCTTACCAAGTAGCCATCTCCGTTCCACCGGGTCTATATAAGCCGCGTTTCGACTTTGAAGCGGGGGAATGGACCGAGGGGCTATCACCGGAAGAAATCGATACGCTCCGAAGCAAGTCACAGCCGCAAACGATTGAGCATATGGCAAGAGGGCTCCCAAAAGATGCGTTATCGCTTGAAAGTCGCGCAACCGTCTCACAGGATGATTATGTTTTACAGCTGATGTTCGATTTACAGCAGCGGATTAATGACCAGTCAAACCGTATCGCCGATCTAGAGTATCATATCAACCAACTAAAAGAGAATGCGTAATCTATGCTATCAATGATAGTCTATCGAACTTTACGCGAATGCAGATGGCCACCGTGTTACTCAGCTTTTGATACCGCATGATGAACGCGCTTTCATAAACAAAAGCAGAAGGGAGGAACAGATCATGTACCAAACGATCACAAATTTAACCTCGGCTGGGGTAGGCATCAGCTTATCCTATGCTTTTGGGAGGTGGAACGAATTGCTGGCTTTATTTCTCATCGCTATTTTTATCGATTATATCAGCGGCATCGGCGCATCGATCATGGAACGCAAAGGGTTGAGCAGCGACGTAGGTTTTAAAGGCTTGGCCCGAAAAATGTTCATGGTGCTCATCGTCGTACTCGCTCATCGGATGGATATTTTGCTGGAAGTGGACTGGATCATGACGGGAGCGATTTGCTTTTATCTTGCAAACGAACTGATCAGCATCACGGAGAACTACGGAAGAATGGGATTGCCTTTGCCCGACACGGTAAAGCAAATCATCACGGTGCTTAAAACCAAAGGGGAAGGTGAACAATCGTGACAGCCGATAGAGAAATCGTTTGGATGGGTAACGAGCATACGAATTCAAGCGACAGACAGGGACTTATCCCTTTTGTGATTGTGAATCATATTTCCGCCGGATCAATGAGCAGCATGGACAACTGGTTCCGCAGTCCGGATAATCAGACATCTTCGGCTCATTTTGGGGTGGCGAAAGACGGCCGAATCCATCAGTATGTCGATATTCGGAGAATGGCATGGGCCAACGGATTATCGGCAAAAGATATCGCGGCCTCGGAACTGCCGGTCATTCGCGACAACCCCGGCATTAACCCGAATTTGTATTCCGTATCGATCGAACACGAGGGGACGGACGGGGATTTGACGGAGGAGCAATTTGCTTCGTCGGTATGGCTGCATCGGTATATCCGGTATTTTATCAGGGAAATGTGGGGACAAGATTTCGAACTGGACCGGTACCACGTCATTGGGCATTTCATGGTCAATCCGGTCGGAAAGCCGCTTTGTCCCGGCCCGAAGTTCCCATGGGAACGATTGTATTTCGAATTGGAACAAGAAGGAGCTGATTACATGCTGGCAGCGGATGATGCCAATGCAATGATCGCTTTTTTGGCGGCTGCATACGAGGCGACAAGAAATGACGAGGCCAGAGCCGAGTTTCATCGGTTGGCCAACGAACTGCGTAAAGCGTCCGGGCAGGACGTGCAGGATTAGAGCTTGTCGGACAAGCCGGTCCTCCGAATTTGAGCCTTGTAACAAAATCCTTCAACCGTTCGTAAAAATGCTTTGACTCCATCACGACGGTTGGTCACATGACCGGCACTTTTGCTATACTGGCACTAATGATGGAACGTGTGAATCCATTGGAGGTGCCGGCAAGCATGGAAAAAGCAACCCAAAAAACATCCCATCCAATACAACCTGACATATCCTCCCCTCGCATCGATCTCAACAGCGACATGGGCGAAAGCTTCGGCGCGTACCGCATCGGCCAGGACGAGCGGCTGCTGGATTACGTCAGCTCCGCGAACATCGCCTGCGGCTTCCACGCCGGGGACCCGGGCGTCATGCGCCGCACGGTCCGGCTGTGCCTGGACCGCGGGGTGGCGATCGGCGCCCACCCCGGGCTGCCCGACCTTGCCGGATTCGGCCGGCGGGAGCTGAAGATCACGGCCGGCGAGGCGTACGAGCTGACCGTGTACCAGATCGGCGCGCTGCAGGCGTTCGTGCGCGCCGAAGGAGGGGCCCTGCGGCATGTGAAGCCGCACGGCGCCTTGTACAACATGGCGGCGGCCGATCCGGCCCTGGCCGCCGCCATCGCCGAAGCGGTCCAGCGCGTCGATCCCGCGCTGGTCCTGTTCGGGCTCGCCGGCAGCGAGCTGATCCGCGCC
The window above is part of the Paenibacillus hamazuiensis genome. Proteins encoded here:
- a CDS encoding phage holin family protein; protein product: MYQTITNLTSAGVGISLSYAFGRWNELLALFLIAIFIDYISGIGASIMERKGLSSDVGFKGLARKMFMVLIVVLAHRMDILLEVDWIMTGAICFYLANELISITENYGRMGLPLPDTVKQIITVLKTKGEGEQS
- a CDS encoding LamB/YcsF family protein; this translates as MEKATQKTSHPIQPDISSPRIDLNSDMGESFGAYRIGQDERLLDYVSSANIACGFHAGDPGVMRRTVRLCLDRGVAIGAHPGLPDLAGFGRRELKITAGEAYELTVYQIGALQAFVRAEGGALRHVKPHGALYNMAAADPALAAAIAEAVQRVDPALVLFGLAGSELIRAAARIGLRAAAEAFADRAYRPDGALAPRSERGAVIADAEAAARQAVRIARQRSVTATDGHDIVVAADTLCIHGDGPHALEFAARIRQELEAAGVTVRAFEP
- a CDS encoding N-acetylmuramoyl-L-alanine amidase; translation: MTADREIVWMGNEHTNSSDRQGLIPFVIVNHISAGSMSSMDNWFRSPDNQTSSAHFGVAKDGRIHQYVDIRRMAWANGLSAKDIAASELPVIRDNPGINPNLYSVSIEHEGTDGDLTEEQFASSVWLHRYIRYFIREMWGQDFELDRYHVIGHFMVNPVGKPLCPGPKFPWERLYFELEQEGADYMLAADDANAMIAFLAAAYEATRNDEARAEFHRLANELRKASGQDVQD